The genomic region AGACCCGCCCGCAGGACTTGCAGTTGTTCTTGGATTACCGCAAGCAGGCACTGCCGGACTCCGTCGAGGCGATTCCGCTCTCCACGCTGGTTCCGTCCTATGTCATCAGCGAACTGAAGACTGCATTTGAGCTTGGCTTCATGATCTTCATCCCGTTTTTGATCATCGACATGGTCGTTGCGAGTGTGTTGATGTCCATGGGGATGATGATGCTACCGCCAGTGATGATCTCCATGCCGTTCAAGGTTTTGTTGTTTATCATGGTTGACGGTTGGTATCTCGTCGTCAAGTCCCTGTTAGCCGGTTATCAATAAGGTTTTGGGAAGGGTGTTACGCGTGAGCAGTGATTTTGTCCTCTCGCTCGGTCAAAACGCCATCTGGACGATGCTCAAGATCTGTGCGCCATTGCTTGGGGTCGGCCTTTTGGTCGGGTTGATTGTCAGCGTGTTTCAAGCCACCACACAAATTCAAGAACAGTCGTTGCAATTCATTCCGAAGTTGATCGCCGTTTTTGCGGCCATGTTGATTTTCGGTCCGTGGATGCTGTCGCTGACCTTGGATTTTACACGTGGAATCCTTGGCAACTTAAGCTCGTTTATTCGATAGGGGCGATGTCGGATGTTAGATGTCGCACTGCAGTATTCACAGGTATTCCTCTTGGTACTCGTTCGCATGTCCAGCTTCTTTTTCCTGACGCCGTTTTTCGGAACCCGGAACGTCCCGGCGGCCGCGAAAACGGGGCTGGCTTTTTTGTTGACAATCATCGTAACTCCTGCCGTCGCTGATACGAAGATGGGGGCCCTCTACTTGGGAGCCTCGTTTGCCGACTTGGTGCTGGTCTTGCTGAAAGAACTGATGGTGGGACTGACGCTAGGATTGACAGCGGCGATGATCTTCGCAGCCGTGCAGGTGGGTGGGATGTTCATCGACCTTCAGATCGGCTTCGCGATGGCAAACGTTTTTGACCCGATGTCGGGAGCTTCGGCACCGTTGACAGGTCAATTTAAGTATGCACTCGCGTTTTTGCTGTTTTTGGGTCTGGACGGTCATCATGGACTGATTGCCGCCATGCTGCAAAGCTATAACTTCGTGCCCATCGGCGCGTTTCAAATCACGGACAACCTGATGTCCGTGTTGATGCAGACGTTCTCGGCGATGTTCTTGTTGGGGCTGAAAATCGCCATCCCGGTTGTCGCAGCGCTTTTCCTAGTCGATTTCGGGTTTGCGATGCTCTCCAAAGCCGTGCCGCAGATGAACGTTTTCGCTCTCGGGATGTCGGTTAAGACCATCGTTGGCGGTTTGATGATCATCTTCACGTTGCCGGCGTTTGTCTACCTTCTCCGTGGGATGTTCCATACGATGTTTGATCAGATGGACACTATCTTGCGGGTGCTGGGAGGGTAACACCACACATGATTCGTCTGAATCTCCAGTTTTTCTCGGGCGAGAAGACTGAGAAGCCAACCTCCAAAAAACGCGGAGATGCCAGAAAAAAGGGGCAAGTCGCCCGCAGTCAGGAATTTGGACAAGCGGCTGTCCTTCTCAGTGGTCTCTTCACGCTCAAACTGCTGTCCGGGTACTACATCGACCAGTTGACGCACATGTTCCAATTGAATCTCACCACCGGGTTGTACACGCAAATTACTGATCAATCGGTCATTCCGTTATTTTTGCAAATGCTGCTACTCTTGGCCAAGCTCATCTTGCCGATTGCCGGCGTTGTGATGGTCATCGGTGCTTTCACTTCTTATCTACAAGTGGGAACACTGTTTACGTTGAAGCCTCTGATGCCTGACTTCAACAAGATCAACCCGATCGAGGGGTTCAAACGCATCTTCTCGGCGCGCACGTTCGTCGAGCTTTTGAAATCGATTTTAAAAATGGCTGTTATCGGATTCATCGTTTACAGCGAATTGATGGGTGATTGGCAACGGGTTTCACAGCTGGGGGATATGGGCGTGGTAGATATGCTCACTGTCGTCAGCTCTCTGGTCTACGGAATCTTCTGGAAAGTCGGCTTTGCGATGTTGGCACTCGCGGTCGCCGATCTGCTCTACCAACGCTTCGATTTCGAACGCGGACTCAAGATGTCCAAGCAAGAAATCAAAGAAGAGTACAAGCAGCAGGAGGGGAGCCCGGAAGTCAAGGGCAAGATCAAAGAGCGCCAGCGTGCCATGGCGATGCGTCGCATGATGGCCGACGTTCCGAAGGCCGATGTGGTCATTACCAACCCGACGCACTTTGCGATCGCTCTCAAATATGACCCGAATAACATGGAATCTCCGCAGGTGATCGCCAAAGGTGTCGATGAAACCGCCCAACGGATCAAAAAAGTCGCCCGCGACAACAACGTGATCTGCGTCGAAAACCGCCCACTGGCGCAAACGCTCTACAGAACGGTCGAGATCGGGGATGCCGTCCCGGGAGAACTGTTCCAAGCGGTTGCCGAAGTGCTCGCGTATGTATACAGACTAAAAGGCAAGGTGTAGGTAGGAGGGACCGGAGTTGAAACTCAAGGACTTAGGTGTAATCGGGGCTGTCATCGGAATTGTCGTCATGATGGTCATCCCTATGCCTACTTTTTTGCTGGACTTTTTGTTGATCATCAACTTGAGCATCGCCTTGACGATTTTGCTCGTGGCGATGAATACCAAGGAACCGCTTGATTTTGCGATCTTCCCGTCCTTGTTGCTCTTGACTACGCTGTTTCGATTGGCTCTGAACGTGTCGTCGACGCGCTCGATCCTCTCCTCCGGAGAAGCGGGGGATGTCATCCACACCTTCGGGACATTCGTTATCGGTGGGAACGCGGTCGTCGGTTTTATCGTGTTCCTTATTCTCGTCATTATCCAATTTATCGTTATTACCAAAGGTTCGGAGCGCGTGGCGGAAGTTGCGGCCCGCTTCACCTTGGACGCGATGCCGGGTAAGCAGATCTCCATCGATGCGGACTTGAACGCAGGTCTGTTGAATGAAAAAGAAGCACGAGAGAAACGTACGAAGATTGCACGCGAAGCCGACTTCTACGGAGCAATGGATGGTGCCTCGAAGTTTGTCAAAGGGGACGCCATCGCCGGGATGATTATCGTAGCGATCAACATCATCGCCGGTTTTGTCATCGGCGTGGCGATGCGTGGTGAATCTGCGACACAAGCGATGCAGAATTACACGATCCTCTCGGTCGGTGATGGTCTTGTCTCGCAGATTCCGGCGCTGTTGATTTCGACGGCAACCGGTCTCGTCGTGACTCGAGCCGCTTCCGACAATAACTTGTCCGACGACATCTCCAAGCAGTTGCTCGCGTACCCGAAAATGCTCTTCATCGTCGGGGGCGTCATTGCCATGATGGGCGTGTTCACTCCGATCGGCGTCCTCAAGACTTGGCCGGTTGCCGGATTGATCGCATACGGCGGCTTCCAAATGCAGCGCTCCATGAAATTGGAAACCATCCGAGAACTTGAACAAGTCGAGGAGAACAAAAACGAAGAGGTACGCAGTCCGGAAAGCGTCATCTCGTTGATCCAAGTTGATCCAATCGAATTCGAGTTTGGGTATGCGCTGATTCCGTTAGCTGACGTCAACCAAGGCGGCGACTTGCTCGACCGCGTCATCATGATCCGTCGCCAGTTCGCGATGGAGATGGGATTGGTTGTGCCGGTGATTCGCATCCGTGACAACATCCAACTGCGTCCGAACGAGTATGTGATCAAGATCAAGGGTAACGAGGTTGCACGCGGCGAACTGCTGCTTGACCACTACCTCGCGATGAGTCCGGGCTTCGACGATGAGAACATCGTCGGGATTCCGACCAAGGAACCTGCGTTCGGTTTACCGGCGCTCTGGGTTGCGGACAACATGCGCGAACAGGCGGAGTTCTCCGGCTACACCGTGGTTGATCCGCCGTCTGTCGTGGCCACGCACCTTACAGAAGTCCTCCGCAAACATGCCAGCGAACTGCTGGGACGCCAAGAGACCAAGCAGCTCATCGATTCGCTGCGTGAAACCTACCCGGCGTTGGTTGATGAGGTTGTACCGAACCAGATGTCGATCGGTGAAGTGCAAAAAGTACTTATCAATCTGTTGCGTGAAAAAGTTTCCATCCGTGACCTCGTCACAATTCTGGAGGCTTTGGCCGACTATGTTGGGTATACCAAGGATACAGACATTTTGACCGAGTATGTCCGCCAAGCGCTTTCACGTCAGATTACGAATCAATACAAAGCCGGCGGCGGTCCGCTCAAAGTGATCACGCTGAGCCCGAATGTGGAGAAACTGTTGCTCGACAACATCCAAGGTTCGGACCAAGGTACGTACTTGGCGCTCGATCCGCGCGTTTCTCAACAGATCTATCAGAAGTTGGCCGAACAGGTGCAGGTGGTGACGAACCTTGGACATCCGCCGCTCCTGCTCACCTCGCCGAATACCCGCATGCATGTGCGCAAACTGATTGAGCGCGTCTTGCCGGACGTGGCGGTGCTTTCCTTTAATGAACTCGATACGACCGTTGATGTTCAAAGCGGAGGGGTGGTGAACCTGTAATGCTCGTCAAACGCTATGTGGTCAAGGAAATGCCGGAAGCTGTCGCGATGATCCGCGAAGACCTCGGCAAGGACGCGGTGATTCTCTCGACCAAGAAGATTCAAAGTCGAGGGTTTCTCGGTCTGTTCAGCAAGACACAAATCGAAGTGGTGGCGGCGGCCAACGAGGAAAAAACGGAGGAACGTCCGGCAGCTGCGACCATGCCGCGAAACTTTGCGATGGGGGCTTATCAGCAACAGACTCGCCCGCAATCCGGTGGAGCAACCGCGACATTGGAGCCCTCTGCACCTTTTGTTCCCCAGGAGGTGCCGGAGCCTGTTGCGGCTGTGGCGGCGTTTCAAGCCGCCGTGTCTGCTCCGCCGCCGGCTCCTGCCTCGACTGTGGTCATGACTTCCGAGAAGGAAGACGACACACAGGTGCTCAAGGAAGTTCAAGACTTGCGAAAATTGATCCGCAGTCTCATCAACGCCAACGACACCAAGATGTTGCCTGAGTCCGTTTCCCGCGTTCGCAAACAACTTTTGGCAAATAATGTCGAAGAAGAACTGGTTGATGAGCTGATTGAACGAGGAATTCGCGAGTTTCAGGAAGTTCAGGACATCAGTGAGCAGGAATTTCGAGGTATTTTGACAAAATTAATACGTAAGGAGTTGGAGAAAGCCGGTGAACCGTCGCCGATCGCTCCAACTACCCGTGTCGCTTCGTTCATGGGACCGACCGGTGTCGGCAAAACCACAACGATTGCGAAGCTTGCGGCCGGGCAAGTGTTGACGTACGGCAGGCGAGTTGGACTGATCACCACGGATACGTACCGGATCGCAGCAGTGGAGCAATTGCGCACTTATGCCACGATCTTGAACGTTCCGTTGGAAGTCTGCTACTCACCCGACGACGTGCAACGCGCCATGGAGAGATTCGCCGACTATGACTTGATTCTCGTAGATACGGCGGGTCGAAACTACCACAACCGGCTGAACGTGCGAGAGTTGAACCCGTTTCTTCAGGCGCTCTCTCCGGATGAGACTTTCTTGGTGCTGGCCCTGACGTCCAAGTCGTCCGATCTATCGGACATCGTGGAGAATTTTGATCAGGTGCCGATTCAGAAGTTCCTGTTCACAAAGGCGGACGAAACCACAAGTTACGGCTCCATCTACAACTTGGTCGCTCGCCACGGTATCTCGCTTTCCTACCTGACCACAGGTCAGACGGTACCGGATGACATCGAACTTGCATCTGTCCAGAAAGTAGCAAGTCTGTTGGTGGGAGAGAAGTCCGATGCATGATCAGGCACAGCGTTTGCGTACGATGGTCGCTCAAGCCAACCGCGATTCGTCCGGTCGTAACACGCGGGTGATCACGATCTCCAGCGGCAAGGGAGGCGTCGGCAAGTCGAACTTCACTCTGAACTACGCGCTTGCATTGGCGGAACAGGGGAAGAAAGTCGTCATCCTCGATGCGGACGTCGGGTTTGCCAACATCGATGTGCTGATGGGGGTTAAGCCCAAACTTACCTTGGCCGAATTGATCCGCAAGCAAGCCACCTTGTGGGACATCTTGGAGACGGGTCCGATGGATATCAAGTTCATCGCCGGCGGCTCCGGATTTCAAGACTTACTTGACCTGCAACCGGAGCAATTCGATTATCTGGTTGAACAGTTAGGCCTGTTGCAGGGATACGCAGACTATGTGCTGATCGACACGGGGGCAGGGTTGAATGCACAATCCCTGCGGTTGATTTTGGCGGCCGACGAGATTTACGTCGTCCTGACGCCGGAACCGACATCGATCACCGATGCGTACGCGCTGATCAAGATGGTCGTCAACCGCGATCCGGACGCCAACATGAGATTGTTGGTCAATCGAGCGCAGACGGCCGGAGAAGGTCGGGAAGCGGCAGACAAGATCAGCCTCGTGGCCGAGCGCTTCCTGAATCTCAAGATTCCGATGCTGGGCATCCTTCCGGATGATCCGAACGTGACCAAATCGGTCAAACAACAAGTGCCCTTTTTCATCGCGCACCCGGATACCACGGCATCCCGAAGTCTGAAACAATTGATTCAAGCGCAGCTCCACGGAGAAGCGGCACTGGATGCACCTCCCAAGGGGATGAAACAGTTTTTACATCGAATGGTACGACTGTTTCGATAAATTTCGAACCAAAGGATGAATGACCGGGATGAAGCCGATTCAAGTTCTCGTCTGTGACGATTCAGCACTTATGCGTCGCATCATCAGCGACATTCTCAAGTCGGACCCTGAAATCATCGTAGTAGGAACAGCTAAGAACGGTCAGGAAGCGCTCGAATTGATCCCGCACTTGAAACCGGATGTCTTGACGCTTGATATTGAGATGCCGGTGCTCAACGGGCTGGAAGCATTGCCGATGATCTGGCGCAAGTTCAAACTGCCGACCATCATGCTTTCCTCCCTCACCCAAGAAGGTGCAGATGCGACGATCAAAGCCTTGGAATTGGGCGCGTTCGATTTTGTGGGAAAACCATCCGGGTCGATCTCGCTTGATTTGGCGAAGGTCGGTCAGGATCTGATTCATAAAATTAAGGCAGCGGCAAAAAAGGAACAAGTCGTTCAGAGCACGAAGTACTTTAGACCGCAACCGAAGCCAACTCCCGCACCGCCAAAGCCAATGAGAACGGCCAAGCGCGTCGAGGAGATTCTGGCAATCGGTACGTCCACTGGCGGGCCGCGTGCTTTGCAGATGGTTCTCTCACATCTGCCGGCGTCTCTGCCGGCCGCCGTCGTGGTAGTTCAACACATGCCGGCGGGCTTTACCCGATCATTAGCACAACGCCTCGACCATCTCTGTCTCGTCAGTGTCCATGAAGCGCACGACGGACAAGTATTGGAAGAGGGTCATGTGTATATCGCTCCGGGCGATTACCACATGCGTATCATG from Tumebacillus amylolyticus harbors:
- the fliQ gene encoding flagellar biosynthesis protein FliQ, whose amino-acid sequence is MSSDFVLSLGQNAIWTMLKICAPLLGVGLLVGLIVSVFQATTQIQEQSLQFIPKLIAVFAAMLIFGPWMLSLTLDFTRGILGNLSSFIR
- the fliR gene encoding flagellar biosynthetic protein FliR translates to MLDVALQYSQVFLLVLVRMSSFFFLTPFFGTRNVPAAAKTGLAFLLTIIVTPAVADTKMGALYLGASFADLVLVLLKELMVGLTLGLTAAMIFAAVQVGGMFIDLQIGFAMANVFDPMSGASAPLTGQFKYALAFLLFLGLDGHHGLIAAMLQSYNFVPIGAFQITDNLMSVLMQTFSAMFLLGLKIAIPVVAALFLVDFGFAMLSKAVPQMNVFALGMSVKTIVGGLMIIFTLPAFVYLLRGMFHTMFDQMDTILRVLGG
- the flhB gene encoding flagellar biosynthesis protein FlhB gives rise to the protein MIRLNLQFFSGEKTEKPTSKKRGDARKKGQVARSQEFGQAAVLLSGLFTLKLLSGYYIDQLTHMFQLNLTTGLYTQITDQSVIPLFLQMLLLLAKLILPIAGVVMVIGAFTSYLQVGTLFTLKPLMPDFNKINPIEGFKRIFSARTFVELLKSILKMAVIGFIVYSELMGDWQRVSQLGDMGVVDMLTVVSSLVYGIFWKVGFAMLALAVADLLYQRFDFERGLKMSKQEIKEEYKQQEGSPEVKGKIKERQRAMAMRRMMADVPKADVVITNPTHFAIALKYDPNNMESPQVIAKGVDETAQRIKKVARDNNVICVENRPLAQTLYRTVEIGDAVPGELFQAVAEVLAYVYRLKGKV
- the flhA gene encoding flagellar biosynthesis protein FlhA; this encodes MKLKDLGVIGAVIGIVVMMVIPMPTFLLDFLLIINLSIALTILLVAMNTKEPLDFAIFPSLLLLTTLFRLALNVSSTRSILSSGEAGDVIHTFGTFVIGGNAVVGFIVFLILVIIQFIVITKGSERVAEVAARFTLDAMPGKQISIDADLNAGLLNEKEAREKRTKIAREADFYGAMDGASKFVKGDAIAGMIIVAINIIAGFVIGVAMRGESATQAMQNYTILSVGDGLVSQIPALLISTATGLVVTRAASDNNLSDDISKQLLAYPKMLFIVGGVIAMMGVFTPIGVLKTWPVAGLIAYGGFQMQRSMKLETIRELEQVEENKNEEVRSPESVISLIQVDPIEFEFGYALIPLADVNQGGDLLDRVIMIRRQFAMEMGLVVPVIRIRDNIQLRPNEYVIKIKGNEVARGELLLDHYLAMSPGFDDENIVGIPTKEPAFGLPALWVADNMREQAEFSGYTVVDPPSVVATHLTEVLRKHASELLGRQETKQLIDSLRETYPALVDEVVPNQMSIGEVQKVLINLLREKVSIRDLVTILEALADYVGYTKDTDILTEYVRQALSRQITNQYKAGGGPLKVITLSPNVEKLLLDNIQGSDQGTYLALDPRVSQQIYQKLAEQVQVVTNLGHPPLLLTSPNTRMHVRKLIERVLPDVAVLSFNELDTTVDVQSGGVVNL
- the flhF gene encoding flagellar biosynthesis protein FlhF, giving the protein MLVKRYVVKEMPEAVAMIREDLGKDAVILSTKKIQSRGFLGLFSKTQIEVVAAANEEKTEERPAAATMPRNFAMGAYQQQTRPQSGGATATLEPSAPFVPQEVPEPVAAVAAFQAAVSAPPPAPASTVVMTSEKEDDTQVLKEVQDLRKLIRSLINANDTKMLPESVSRVRKQLLANNVEEELVDELIERGIREFQEVQDISEQEFRGILTKLIRKELEKAGEPSPIAPTTRVASFMGPTGVGKTTTIAKLAAGQVLTYGRRVGLITTDTYRIAAVEQLRTYATILNVPLEVCYSPDDVQRAMERFADYDLILVDTAGRNYHNRLNVRELNPFLQALSPDETFLVLALTSKSSDLSDIVENFDQVPIQKFLFTKADETTSYGSIYNLVARHGISLSYLTTGQTVPDDIELASVQKVASLLVGEKSDA
- a CDS encoding MinD/ParA family protein — encoded protein: MHDQAQRLRTMVAQANRDSSGRNTRVITISSGKGGVGKSNFTLNYALALAEQGKKVVILDADVGFANIDVLMGVKPKLTLAELIRKQATLWDILETGPMDIKFIAGGSGFQDLLDLQPEQFDYLVEQLGLLQGYADYVLIDTGAGLNAQSLRLILAADEIYVVLTPEPTSITDAYALIKMVVNRDPDANMRLLVNRAQTAGEGREAADKISLVAERFLNLKIPMLGILPDDPNVTKSVKQQVPFFIAHPDTTASRSLKQLIQAQLHGEAALDAPPKGMKQFLHRMVRLFR
- a CDS encoding protein-glutamate methylesterase/protein-glutamine glutaminase, whose translation is MKPIQVLVCDDSALMRRIISDILKSDPEIIVVGTAKNGQEALELIPHLKPDVLTLDIEMPVLNGLEALPMIWRKFKLPTIMLSSLTQEGADATIKALELGAFDFVGKPSGSISLDLAKVGQDLIHKIKAAAKKEQVVQSTKYFRPQPKPTPAPPKPMRTAKRVEEILAIGTSTGGPRALQMVLSHLPASLPAAVVVVQHMPAGFTRSLAQRLDHLCLVSVHEAHDGQVLEEGHVYIAPGDYHMRIMEKSPGTYVIRLNQEPPVSGHRPAVDIMYDSLAELRGVRVRAAILTGMGGDGANGMVKIKDQGGRTIAEAQESCVVFGMPRTAIAKGCVDIIAPLDRIADELTKPWNC